In Haloterrigena turkmenica DSM 5511, a single genomic region encodes these proteins:
- a CDS encoding FUN14 domain-containing protein: MLDVDPTTMGLEFGGSAVVGGLLGFATKQIAKLLAIIVGVELMAFRYLESQDIVTVDWNRLSAGLLKTGDRAQEGVHWLVSVLSMVSVGAGFASGFLIGYHRG; encoded by the coding sequence ATGCTAGATGTCGATCCGACGACGATGGGCCTCGAGTTCGGGGGCAGCGCGGTCGTTGGAGGACTGCTCGGATTCGCCACGAAACAGATCGCGAAACTGCTCGCGATCATCGTCGGAGTCGAGTTGATGGCCTTTCGCTACCTCGAGTCCCAGGACATCGTCACGGTCGACTGGAACCGCCTCTCCGCGGGACTGCTCAAGACGGGCGACCGCGCACAGGAGGGCGTTCACTGGCTCGTATCGGTGCTCTCGATGGTCTCGGTCGGGGCCGGATTCGCCAGCGGCTTCCTGATCGGCTACCACCGCGGCTGA
- a CDS encoding DUF7547 family protein, whose amino-acid sequence MADPDDELAEAVRELTRTIEELRSELESTRRRPPFRPPAPRPPTPRELLAFTDEVAIPAAIAALETSVRALSGFQRVLQLARTERDVRDRTTDATQTAGERADDLRRSTLSGLDTVLAELQRAASDGDLPADEGARELLSEARELRDDVDRRLRDAADDLERRSTDATDAVRIDIEDGDPRNGATGDDERDPDPEPDPSVDVDAELETLKDQYGHDDADADDSGENDSAESDASNDDGAAADDDDSDSSENGSDAA is encoded by the coding sequence ATGGCCGATCCCGACGACGAACTCGCCGAGGCCGTCCGCGAACTCACACGGACGATCGAGGAACTCCGGTCGGAACTCGAGTCGACCCGACGCCGGCCGCCGTTTCGCCCGCCGGCGCCCCGACCGCCGACCCCGCGGGAACTCCTCGCGTTTACCGACGAGGTCGCGATCCCCGCCGCGATCGCGGCTCTCGAGACCAGCGTCCGCGCGCTCTCCGGCTTCCAGCGAGTCCTGCAACTCGCCCGGACCGAACGAGACGTTCGCGATCGGACGACCGACGCCACGCAGACTGCCGGAGAGCGCGCCGACGACCTCCGACGGTCGACACTCTCCGGACTCGACACCGTTCTCGCCGAACTCCAGCGGGCGGCGTCGGACGGCGACCTCCCCGCCGACGAGGGCGCTCGCGAGTTGCTCTCGGAGGCCCGCGAACTGCGCGACGACGTCGACCGACGGCTCCGGGACGCCGCTGACGACCTCGAGCGCCGATCGACCGACGCGACGGACGCAGTCCGAATCGATATCGAGGACGGCGACCCGCGCAACGGTGCGACGGGCGACGACGAGCGGGATCCGGACCCGGAACCGGATCCGAGCGTCGACGTCGACGCCGAACTCGAGACCCTGAAGGATCAGTACGGGCACGACGACGCCGACGCTGACGACTCCGGCGAGAACGATAGCGCTGAATCCGACGCGTCTAACGACGACGGCGCCGCCGCTGATGACGACGATTCCGACTCGAGCGAAAACGGTTCCGACGCGGCCTAG
- the psmA gene encoding archaeal proteasome endopeptidase complex subunit alpha, which produces MQGQAQQQAYDRGITIFSPDGRLYQVEYAREAVKRGTASIGVRTSDGVVLAVDKRVPSPLLEDSSVEKIHKADDHIGIASAGHVADARQLIDFARRQTQVNQLRYGEPIGVETLTKEVTDHIQQYTQVGGARPFGVALIVGGIQNGEPRLFETDPSGTPYEWKALAVGADRGELQDYLEENYDEEADLDGGIALALDALASVNDGSLLPTEVGLATVDVETESFEQFDYDRIESHLEENDILDEGDDAADVADEEE; this is translated from the coding sequence ATGCAGGGACAAGCCCAACAGCAGGCGTACGACCGCGGCATCACGATCTTCTCGCCCGACGGCCGACTCTACCAGGTCGAGTACGCTCGCGAGGCGGTCAAGCGAGGAACGGCGAGCATCGGCGTCCGAACGAGCGACGGCGTCGTGCTGGCCGTCGACAAACGAGTCCCCTCCCCGCTGCTCGAGGACTCGAGCGTCGAGAAGATTCACAAGGCCGACGACCACATCGGCATCGCCAGCGCGGGCCACGTCGCCGACGCCCGCCAGCTGATCGACTTCGCGCGCCGCCAGACGCAGGTCAACCAGCTGCGCTACGGCGAGCCGATCGGCGTCGAGACGCTGACCAAGGAGGTCACCGACCACATCCAGCAGTACACGCAGGTCGGCGGCGCTCGTCCGTTCGGCGTCGCGCTGATCGTCGGCGGGATCCAGAACGGCGAACCGCGCCTGTTCGAGACCGACCCCTCGGGGACGCCCTACGAGTGGAAGGCCCTGGCCGTCGGCGCCGACCGCGGCGAACTCCAGGACTACCTGGAAGAGAACTACGACGAGGAAGCCGACCTCGACGGCGGCATCGCGCTCGCACTCGACGCCCTCGCGTCGGTCAACGACGGCTCGCTCCTCCCGACCGAGGTCGGCCTCGCGACGGTCGACGTCGAGACCGAGTCCTTCGAGCAGTTCGACTACGACCGGATCGAATCCCACTTAGAGGAGAACGACATCCTCGACGAGGGCGACGACGCAGCCGACGTCGCGGACGAAGAAGAGTAA
- the hflX gene encoding GTPase HflX gives MRAIIAKRVDSGTPDTSEIRDLAAAAGYTVVGEITQSRKADPALQLGEGKAEELADEVAATDATTVIFDNRLGPYQTYNLGQLLPEGVEVIDRFTLILEIFGQRAQTRKAQLQVELAELRYELPRAEAKTSLAKREEHPGFMGLGEYDESREQDIKDQISRIKDELERIEQTEQHRRERRRDSGFDLVALAGYTNAGKSTLLRQLADDLTVEENEDLHPDLDATAESQDKLFTTLGTTTRRAAIEPRDVLVTDTVGFISDLPHWLVESFKSTLDSVYRADLVLLVVDVSEPIDEIHEKLVTSHDTLYERNEAPIVTVLNKIDTVDDAELEEKREALSALAPNPVAVSGREGTNVDTLLERIDEELPDWEEERLLLPMTEDTMSVVSWLHDNAHVEEVTYGDEDVVVSFEARPAVISQARSRASELRTAAAESA, from the coding sequence ATGAGAGCAATCATCGCCAAGCGCGTCGATTCGGGAACGCCCGACACGAGTGAGATCCGCGACCTCGCCGCGGCGGCGGGGTACACCGTCGTCGGTGAGATCACCCAGTCCCGGAAGGCCGACCCCGCCCTCCAGCTGGGCGAGGGGAAAGCCGAGGAACTCGCCGACGAGGTCGCCGCGACCGACGCGACGACCGTCATCTTCGACAACCGGCTCGGCCCCTACCAGACGTACAACCTCGGGCAACTGCTCCCCGAGGGCGTCGAGGTGATCGACCGGTTCACGCTGATCCTCGAGATCTTCGGCCAGCGCGCCCAGACCCGCAAAGCCCAGCTGCAGGTCGAACTGGCCGAACTCCGGTACGAACTACCCCGCGCCGAGGCAAAGACGAGCCTCGCCAAGCGCGAGGAACACCCCGGCTTCATGGGGCTCGGCGAGTACGACGAGAGCCGCGAGCAAGACATCAAAGACCAGATCAGCCGGATCAAAGACGAGCTCGAGCGGATCGAGCAGACCGAGCAACACCGCCGGGAGCGCCGGCGCGACTCCGGCTTCGATCTGGTCGCGCTGGCCGGCTACACCAACGCCGGCAAGTCGACGCTGCTGCGGCAGCTCGCGGATGACCTCACGGTCGAAGAAAACGAGGACCTTCACCCGGATCTGGACGCGACCGCCGAGTCACAGGACAAACTGTTCACGACGCTGGGGACGACGACCCGCCGCGCGGCCATCGAGCCCCGCGACGTGCTGGTGACCGACACCGTCGGCTTCATCAGCGATCTGCCCCACTGGCTGGTCGAATCGTTCAAGTCGACGCTCGACTCCGTCTACCGGGCCGATCTGGTGTTGCTCGTCGTCGACGTCAGCGAGCCGATCGACGAGATCCACGAGAAGCTCGTCACCAGCCACGACACCCTCTACGAGCGCAACGAGGCACCGATCGTGACGGTGTTGAACAAGATCGACACGGTCGACGACGCGGAGCTCGAGGAGAAGCGCGAGGCCCTCTCCGCACTCGCCCCAAACCCCGTCGCCGTCAGCGGCCGGGAGGGAACGAACGTCGACACCCTGCTCGAGCGCATCGACGAGGAACTGCCCGACTGGGAAGAAGAGCGGCTCCTCCTGCCGATGACCGAGGACACGATGAGCGTCGTCTCGTGGCTCCACGACAACGCCCACGTCGAGGAGGTCACCTACGGCGACGAGGACGTCGTCGTCTCCTTCGAGGCCCGGCCCGCGGTCATCTCGCAGGCGCGTTCGCGCGCGAGCGAGTTGCGGACGGCGGCGGCCGAATCGGCCTGA
- a CDS encoding OB-fold domain-containing protein — MTMEAYKYEDGSISYPGHPRGPGGTEPVDTIDLSEYTGEIVTWTTSTATPPGVREPNTLAIVEFDVEGETVRALGQVTTDDVETGDEVEPVYVEELREPGAGIREPESQDWDGYRFQPV, encoded by the coding sequence ATGACTATGGAAGCGTACAAGTACGAGGACGGTTCGATCAGCTACCCCGGCCATCCGCGCGGTCCCGGCGGCACTGAACCGGTAGACACGATCGATCTCAGCGAGTATACCGGCGAGATCGTCACGTGGACGACGAGCACGGCGACGCCGCCGGGCGTCCGCGAACCGAACACGCTCGCCATCGTCGAATTCGATGTGGAAGGTGAGACGGTCCGTGCGCTCGGCCAGGTGACCACTGACGACGTCGAAACCGGCGACGAGGTCGAGCCCGTCTACGTCGAGGAGCTCCGCGAGCCCGGCGCCGGCATCCGCGAGCCGGAGAGCCAGGACTGGGACGGGTACCGGTTCCAACCGGTCTAG
- a CDS encoding thiolase family protein translates to MERVAIIGASMTQFGQREGEWVLDLLAEAGLECLEDSGVDASDVEHLYVSNMASGEFEGQTGIPNALAHDIDAIPAYTQRVDQTSSSGGAGIYAAWQSVASGASDMTMLVGGEKMTHRTTGEATDVIASLTHPVEYKHGVTLPSFAGLTARHYLERFDAPRESLAKVAVKNHKNGVDNPHAQFQKEIDEETALESPIVADPLRLYDFCPITDGSAALMLCPESVAEEYTDDYVVISGIDGATDTHVVHEREDPTVMGGVVESGKGAYEMSGYGPDDIDVAELHDMFTILEFLQMEGLGFAEQGEAWELVEDGYTERDTGELPINTSGGLKSKGHPLGASGVAQGVEIYEQLMGEAGPRQVDADVGLCCNVGGFGNCVITTIMEAAR, encoded by the coding sequence ATGGAACGTGTTGCAATCATCGGTGCGTCGATGACGCAGTTCGGGCAACGCGAGGGGGAGTGGGTCCTCGACCTCCTCGCGGAGGCCGGCCTCGAGTGTCTCGAGGATTCCGGCGTCGACGCCAGCGACGTCGAGCACCTGTACGTGTCGAACATGGCAAGCGGCGAGTTCGAGGGCCAGACCGGGATTCCCAACGCCCTAGCCCATGACATCGACGCGATACCCGCGTACACCCAGCGGGTCGATCAGACGAGTTCCAGCGGCGGCGCGGGCATCTACGCCGCCTGGCAGTCGGTGGCGAGCGGCGCCAGCGACATGACGATGCTCGTCGGCGGGGAGAAGATGACCCATCGGACGACCGGCGAAGCGACCGACGTCATCGCGTCGCTGACCCATCCGGTGGAGTACAAACACGGCGTGACGCTCCCGTCGTTCGCGGGGCTCACCGCTCGACACTACTTGGAGCGGTTCGACGCGCCGCGAGAGAGTCTGGCGAAGGTGGCCGTCAAGAATCACAAGAACGGCGTCGACAATCCCCACGCCCAGTTCCAGAAAGAGATCGACGAGGAGACCGCCCTCGAGTCGCCGATCGTCGCCGATCCGCTCCGGCTGTACGACTTCTGTCCGATCACGGACGGCTCCGCGGCGCTGATGCTCTGTCCGGAGTCCGTCGCCGAGGAGTACACCGACGACTACGTCGTCATCTCCGGTATCGACGGCGCGACGGACACCCACGTCGTCCACGAGCGGGAGGATCCGACCGTGATGGGCGGCGTCGTCGAGAGCGGAAAGGGCGCCTACGAGATGAGCGGCTACGGCCCCGACGACATCGACGTCGCCGAACTCCACGACATGTTCACCATCCTCGAGTTCCTCCAGATGGAAGGGCTCGGATTCGCCGAACAGGGCGAAGCCTGGGAACTCGTCGAGGACGGGTACACCGAGCGCGACACGGGTGAACTGCCGATCAACACCTCCGGCGGGCTCAAATCGAAGGGGCATCCGCTGGGCGCCAGCGGCGTCGCACAGGGCGTCGAGATCTACGAACAGCTGATGGGCGAAGCGGGTCCCCGACAGGTCGACGCCGACGTCGGCCTCTGCTGTAACGTCGGCGGCTTCGGCAACTGCGTTATCACCACCATCATGGAGGCGGCACGATGA
- a CDS encoding ribosome assembly factor SBDS produces the protein MISLDEAVTARLESHGARFEVLVDPDAALAIKRDEFDGELEDVIAAEDVFEDASRGDRPAEDDLETVFDTTDPLEIIPEVIKEGEIQITADQRREMQEQKRKQLIDTIARNAVNPQMDNAPHPPERIENALEQAGFTVDPMEPVESQVDDALDDLRPVIPIRFEEVTIAVQIPAEYAGSAQAQVRQFGDLEREEWQADGSWVGVITFPAGMQNDFYDVVNEHSSGEAETEIIKDKDDLKTR, from the coding sequence ATGATATCGCTCGACGAGGCGGTGACGGCGCGACTCGAGTCACACGGGGCGCGCTTCGAAGTGCTCGTAGACCCGGACGCGGCACTGGCGATCAAACGCGACGAGTTCGACGGCGAACTCGAGGACGTGATCGCCGCCGAGGACGTCTTCGAGGACGCCTCGCGGGGCGACCGACCCGCCGAGGACGACCTCGAGACGGTCTTCGACACGACCGATCCCCTCGAAATCATCCCCGAGGTGATCAAGGAGGGAGAGATCCAGATCACGGCCGATCAGCGCCGCGAGATGCAAGAACAGAAACGAAAGCAGTTGATCGACACCATCGCGCGCAACGCGGTCAACCCGCAGATGGACAACGCGCCCCATCCCCCAGAGCGCATCGAGAACGCCCTGGAGCAGGCCGGGTTTACAGTCGATCCGATGGAACCCGTCGAGAGCCAGGTCGACGACGCGCTCGACGATCTGCGGCCCGTGATCCCGATCCGCTTCGAGGAGGTGACGATCGCCGTGCAGATTCCCGCCGAGTACGCCGGCAGCGCGCAAGCGCAGGTCCGCCAGTTCGGCGACTTAGAGCGCGAGGAGTGGCAGGCCGACGGCTCGTGGGTCGGCGTCATCACCTTCCCCGCGGGGATGCAAAACGACTTCTACGACGTCGTCAACGAACACTCCAGCGGCGAGGCCGAGACGGAGATCATCAAGGACAAGGACGACCTGAAGACGCGGTAG